One Embleya scabrispora DNA segment encodes these proteins:
- a CDS encoding right-handed parallel beta-helix repeat-containing protein gives MRIRTLSLALVTTLATMLAAAPPGHTVASATDPVVLVSTSAQLKSALAAAVPGATIRLADGTYTGNFRTTRAGRADARITLVGSANAVLRTGTGGGNALHLDGAGYWTVRGITLTHAQKGIMIDAARGVLVDSVTVHELTMEGVHFRNSSSDGAIVDSRIHDTGRDNRGMGEGVYVGTANTLADRSDRVQILRNVIGPDVRGEAVDLKEGTTGGRVAGNTFDGTGLTGNNYDDSWVDVKGNGYLIEGNTGRDSTNDGFQVHAQFPGWGCGTVFHANRADLTGATGPDRLAIHAVSYTADCPTTVTADNTVVGGNGLVNAGVPIIP, from the coding sequence ATGCGCATCCGTACCCTGTCGCTCGCCCTGGTGACCACCCTCGCCACCATGCTCGCGGCCGCCCCGCCCGGCCACACCGTCGCCTCCGCGACCGACCCGGTCGTGCTCGTGTCGACGTCGGCGCAGCTCAAGTCGGCGTTGGCCGCGGCCGTCCCGGGCGCCACCATCCGCCTCGCCGACGGCACCTACACCGGCAACTTCCGTACCACCAGGGCCGGTCGCGCCGACGCCCGGATCACCCTCGTCGGCTCCGCGAACGCCGTACTGCGCACCGGTACCGGCGGCGGCAACGCCCTGCACCTCGACGGCGCCGGCTACTGGACCGTACGCGGCATCACCCTCACCCACGCCCAGAAGGGCATCATGATCGACGCCGCCCGCGGCGTGCTGGTGGACTCCGTCACCGTGCACGAACTCACCATGGAGGGAGTGCACTTCCGCAACTCCAGCAGCGACGGCGCGATCGTCGACTCACGGATCCACGACACCGGCCGGGACAATCGCGGCATGGGCGAGGGCGTGTACGTCGGCACCGCCAACACGCTTGCCGACCGCAGCGATCGGGTGCAGATCCTGCGCAACGTGATCGGCCCCGACGTGCGCGGCGAGGCGGTGGACCTGAAGGAGGGCACCACCGGCGGCCGGGTCGCGGGCAACACCTTCGACGGCACGGGCCTGACCGGGAACAACTACGACGACTCGTGGGTCGACGTGAAGGGGAACGGCTACCTGATCGAGGGCAATACGGGCCGCGACTCCACGAACGACGGCTTCCAGGTGCACGCGCAGTTCCCGGGTTGGGGCTGCGGCACCGTCTTCCACGCCAACCGCGCCGACCTGACCGGCGCGACGGGCCCGGACCGACTCGCCATCCACGCCGTCTCGTACACCGCCGACTGCCCCACCACCGTCACCGCCGACAACACCGTCGTCGGCGGCAACGGCTTGGTCAACGCGGGCGTGCCGATCATCCCCTGA
- a CDS encoding NmrA family NAD(P)-binding protein, with protein MTTLVTGATGNTGRHVVAELVRRGEKVRALTRDPVAAAGRLPAGVETVAGTHTSPEGLGAALDGVDRLHVTVTAGSAETGPELVRRAVEAGVRRITVVWGGWVGPVEQAVADSGVEWTRLEPQEFMSNTLTWIDSIRAEGVVREPYDFPSALVHEADIGAVAAAALLDDGHAGRAYTLTGPEALTTRERIAILARSISRDIDFVAITPEQAVDRLMAGGVSREDADYVIGWYADPPVDASTVVDTVERVTGRPARTFGQWCADHAGRFR; from the coding sequence GTGACGACGCTGGTTACGGGTGCCACCGGGAACACCGGTCGGCATGTGGTTGCGGAGTTGGTTCGGCGAGGGGAGAAGGTTCGGGCGTTGACGCGTGATCCGGTCGCGGCCGCGGGGAGGCTGCCGGCGGGGGTCGAAACGGTGGCCGGGACGCATACGTCGCCGGAGGGGTTGGGTGCCGCCCTCGACGGTGTGGATCGGCTGCACGTCACGGTGACGGCGGGATCGGCCGAGACCGGGCCGGAGTTGGTGCGGCGAGCGGTCGAGGCGGGTGTACGGCGCATCACGGTGGTGTGGGGCGGTTGGGTCGGGCCGGTCGAGCAGGCCGTGGCGGACTCCGGGGTGGAGTGGACGCGCCTGGAGCCGCAGGAGTTCATGTCCAACACCCTGACCTGGATCGACTCGATCCGGGCCGAGGGGGTGGTGCGCGAGCCGTACGACTTCCCCAGCGCGCTGGTGCACGAGGCCGACATCGGCGCGGTGGCCGCGGCCGCCCTGCTCGACGACGGCCACGCGGGACGCGCCTACACCCTCACCGGACCCGAAGCGCTGACCACACGCGAGCGCATCGCGATCCTGGCCCGGTCGATCTCCCGCGACATCGACTTCGTCGCGATCACGCCCGAACAGGCCGTGGACAGGCTGATGGCCGGCGGTGTGTCCCGGGAGGACGCGGACTACGTGATCGGCTGGTACGCCGACCCGCCCGTCGACGCCTCCACGGTGGTCGACACCGTCGAACGGGTCACCGGTCGGCCCGCCCGTACGTTCGGTCAGTGGTGTGCCGACCACGCGGGCCGGTTTCGGTGA
- a CDS encoding HAD domain-containing protein: MTDSGRRPLLFLDVDGPLIPFGASAEQYPDGYPTYRLVSERPDAFANPLLARVDPAHGARLAALGCDVVWATTWMHEANESVSPRIGLARLPVVTWPESVDGDAHAERAGLHWKTRALVAWAAGRPFVWVDDEIGDGDRGWVAAHHPAPALLHRVDAVHGLTAADYAVLGAWVAGL, from the coding sequence ATGACCGACTCCGGCCGCCGGCCGCTTCTCTTTCTTGATGTCGACGGACCGCTCATACCGTTCGGCGCGTCGGCGGAGCAGTATCCGGATGGTTATCCCACCTACCGGCTCGTTTCCGAACGCCCGGATGCCTTTGCCAATCCGCTGTTGGCCAGGGTCGATCCCGCGCATGGTGCACGGTTGGCGGCACTGGGCTGTGACGTGGTGTGGGCGACCACGTGGATGCATGAGGCGAACGAGAGTGTGTCACCGCGGATCGGGCTTGCGCGGCTGCCCGTGGTGACGTGGCCGGAGTCGGTCGACGGCGACGCGCACGCCGAACGGGCCGGGTTGCACTGGAAGACCCGTGCTCTCGTCGCCTGGGCGGCGGGGCGGCCGTTCGTGTGGGTCGACGACGAGATCGGCGACGGCGATCGGGGCTGGGTGGCCGCTCACCATCCCGCGCCGGCCCTGTTGCACCGGGTCGACGCCGTACACGGGCTCACCGCGGCCGACTATGCGGTCCTGGGTGCGTGGGTGGCCGGCCTGTGA
- a CDS encoding serine hydrolase domain-containing protein: protein MDEVGEKEAAVAMRTVRRALVAAVAAVAMAAVGAGVPSTAGDAAAATGGSAASGAGHEQTRAAMEFALRSGVPGVIVRARDAHGVWRATAGVADLRTGRPPRPVNRFRVGSISKPFIATVLLQLEAEGRLSLADSVETWLPGLVRGRGNDGRTITLRQLLNHTGGVADYTDDPDLHLLGKTFLDHRYDTWTRILQHDSPGDAHRPATHAPRTA, encoded by the coding sequence ATGGACGAGGTCGGCGAGAAGGAGGCCGCGGTGGCGATGCGGACGGTACGAAGGGCCCTGGTCGCCGCGGTCGCGGCCGTGGCGATGGCCGCCGTCGGGGCCGGCGTGCCCTCGACGGCCGGCGACGCGGCCGCCGCGACGGGCGGGTCCGCCGCGTCGGGTGCCGGCCACGAACAGACCCGGGCCGCCATGGAGTTCGCGCTCCGGTCGGGTGTGCCGGGCGTCATCGTCCGGGCCCGGGACGCGCACGGTGTCTGGCGCGCGACGGCCGGTGTCGCCGACCTCCGCACGGGCCGCCCACCGCGCCCGGTCAACCGGTTCCGGGTGGGCAGCATCTCCAAGCCGTTCATCGCCACGGTCCTGCTGCAACTGGAGGCCGAGGGCCGGCTGAGCCTCGCGGACAGCGTGGAGACATGGCTGCCGGGCCTGGTCCGCGGACGCGGCAACGACGGCCGCACCATCACCCTGCGGCAACTGCTCAACCACACCGGCGGCGTCGCGGACTACACGGACGACCCCGACCTGCACCTCTTGGGCAAGACCTTCCTGGACCACCGCTACGACACCTGGACCCGAATTCTGCAACACGACTCCCCCGGCGACGCTCACAGGCCGGCCACCCACGCACCCAGGACCGCATAG